Genomic segment of Candidatus Binatia bacterium:
CCCGCCGACAAGTCGGTGGCGTACGCGACCGAGCCGCTGGCTGCGGACCTCGTCATGGTGGGCTCCGGCAGCGTCGATCTGTGGATCAAGTCGACGCTCTCCGACGTCGACCTGCAGGTGACCCTGAGCGAGATTCGGCCCGACGGCCGGGAGATGTACGTTCAGAACGGCTGGCTGCGCGCCAGTCACCGGGCGCTCGACGAGGCCGCGTCCTCGTTGCTGCGCCCCGTGCGTACCGACCGGGCCGCCGATGCCCGCCCGTTACCGACCGGCGAGTTTGTGCTCGCGCGCGTCGAGATATTTCCGTTTGCGCATGCCTTCCGGGCCGGTTCGCGGATTCGCGTTTCGGTGGAGGCCCCGGGCGGCAGCCGGCCGTTATGGAAGTTCGCGGCCCTGCCGGGCGACGGCACGGCGACGGTGGCGGTGGCCCGTTCGGCTGCCCACCCGTCGCGCGTGGTGCTCCCCGTGGTACCCGATGCCACGATACCCACCGCCCTGCCGCCGTGTCCGAGTCTGCGCGGGCAGCCGTGCCGGGAGTACGTGGAGGGCGAGAACGCGGAGGGGGAGTGAGGGGGGCCTGAGGGAGTGGGGGCGTGAGGGGGTTATTCGTCTGCGGTCAGGCCGTATTTCTTGGCCCGGTAGCGCAGGGTCTGGCGGGTGGTACCGAGCGCGCGGGCGGCCGCGCTGGCGTTGTAATCGCTACGTTCCAGGGCGCTCTTGACGATGTAACGATCCATGTCCTCCAGCGACATGCTGCCGTCGAGGGGGATGAGCAGGCGATCGGAGGCTGGGGCCGGGGCCGGGGTTGAGGTTGCGTGGGTGCCCGGTAGCTGGAGCCACCTTTCCGGCAAGACGGCGCTGTCGGCCAGAAGCACGCAGCGTTCGATGACGTTGCGGAGCTCGCGAACATTGCCCGGCCAATCGTAGCGGCGCAGTGCAGTCCAGACCTCGGCGGGGATTTCGCGCACCGCCTTTCCGGAGCGGACGTTGTACTCGGCAACGATGGCCGGCACCAACTCGTCGAGATCCTGCAGGCGTTCGCGCAGCGGCGGCAGGGTGAGCGAAAAGACCGACAGGCGGTGGTAGAGGTCGGGGCGAAAGGTACGGTCGCGGACGGCATCGGCCAGATCGCGGTTGCTGGCGGCGACGATCTGAACGTCCACGACCACCTCTCGTTCGGAGCCGAGCGGCCGCAGGCGCTGGTCTTCGATCACTTTGAGCAGCTTGGCCTGGAGTTCGATGTCGAGTTCGCCGATTTCGTCGAGAAAGAGCGTGCCCCCGCTAGCCTGCTCGACGAGTCCGCGCCGGCGTCTTTGCGCGCCGGTGAAGGCGCCGGCCTCGTGGCCGAATAACTCGGATTCGAGCAGTTCTCGTGGCAGGGCTGCGCAGTTGACCTCGACCAGCGGTCCCGCGGTGCGACTGCCGCGGTAGTGCAGGATGCGGGTTACGAGACCCTTGCCGGTACCCGTTTCGCCGCCGATGATCAGGGCGCTGAACGGCACCTGCGACAGTTTGCGCAGGAACGTACGCACGCTCTCCGCCTGCGGGCTGGCGCCGATGAAGCCGTCGATGGGATAGGCCCGGTGCTGCTGTGCGGCCTGGTCCTGAAGCCGGCGTTGTGCGCGGGCGCTGCGGGCGGCGCCGGTGACGACGAGATCGAGCCGTTTCTCGTCGCAGGGTTTCTCGAGGAAATCGAAGGCGCCGAGTCGCAGCGCGCGAACCGAATCGGCGACGCTGCCGAACCCGGTCAGAAAGATCCATTCGCCGCCGTGCCCGTGTTCCCGAGTTTGGGCCAGCAGATCGAGCGAGTTTCCGTCCGGGAGTTGCATGTCGGCGAGCACGACCAGAGGCGCGAGTTCCTTGTCGAGCAGGAGTCGGCGAGCGTCGGCCAGGTTGGCGCACAGCTCGACTTCCCAGCCGTTGCGGCGGAAATGCCGCGCCAGCTCGGTGCCTAACAGCGCCTCGTCTTCGATGAGCAGCAACGTGTCCGTCATGGCTGAGTCAGTATCAACCGTGCCCGCACGCGATGGCGCGCGGCGCGGGCAGGTCGGTCACCGCCACGGGAACGGTGAGGCTCCGAAAATGAGGTGATGGTGTCCGAGGACGGCGCCGAACAGCACCAGCGCCAGGACGAAGCGCCAGAGTTTAATTTCGTCCAGTCGGAGCTGGTTGCGGCCCGATAGAATCGCAGCGAACGGCGCGTTCGAGGTAACCGCGGCAAAGCGTTCCCACTTGGCGCCGAAGCGCCGGGCGCGTTTGGCGTCGATCGAACGCGGGCCGATGTGGGCGAGGACGAGAAACGTAAGGAACAGGACCATCGAGGCGGCGTCGCCGTTGACCAGCAAGTGGGCCGCCGCCCAGAGGGCGACGCCCCAGAGGAAGGGGTGGCGGGTGACGCGCAGGATGCCTTGCGCCGGCTCGGGCTCATCGAGGCGGCCTTCGCCGCCCGCGGCGGTCGGGCTGGGGGTGGCGAGTCCGATCACGACGAACAGGAACGCGAAGAGCATAAGAACAAGCGCCAACCAGCGCAGCATTCCGGGCGGGGACCACAGGACGATCACCGGGGCTCCCCGGTAGGCAAGTATTACCCAGATAAGGCTCAGCAACGAGGCGAGCGAGAAGAGTCCCTGAAAGGATTTCTCTCCGAGGCGCGCGACCAGGGTGTCCCGCAGTTGCGAGCCCGAGACCAGGACGTGCAGCAGAACGAAGACCGTGCCAGCCAGGATCAGGTTGATCATGGCCCGTTCCTAACCCCGAGAGCGCTGCCGGGTCAATGCGCGAGCGCCGTGGCGCGTTCACCGCGGGGTCGGTCGGAGCGTTCGCCAGCCGAGCAGGGCAAGCATTATCACCAGCATGCCGACGCCGAGCCAGGATGCGGTCGGCGCCGCCGCGGGGCATTGCGGAGCGCCCGCGCACTGCGGATCGGCGCAGTCAGTAAGGCCGTCGCGGTCGTTGTCGATGCGATCGTTGCACGGCGACGGCGAGTTGGGGTCTTCGGATTCGTCGATCACTTCCGGTGGCGTTGGGGTCGGCGGAGGCGAGGTCGGAGTCGCCGTCGGCGATGCGGACGGTGGATGCGTTGCGGTGGCGGTCGCCGAAGGAACGGCGGATGGGGTTGTCGTGGTAGTCGCGATGCGTGTGGGCGTGCTGGTTGCGCTCGACGTTGGCGTCGACGTGCTTGCGACGGTTGGGGTCGTCGTCGGCGTCAGCGCAGTTGTGGGCGCGAGCGTCGGTGACCCGGTTGGGGTTGGCGAGGGGATGGCGGATGGTGTGGCAGACGGTTGGGGCAGGGTTGGGGTTGGTGGGACGCTCGGTGTCGGCGTCGGACCTCCGAAGGTCTCCACGAGGTCGATCGCCAGGTCCACGGCCGGGGTGGCTCCGTCGATTCTGATTGTGATGGCGCCGATACTCGCGAGGACCGCGGGGGTGGCGCAACCAGGCGCCGTTACGAATCCAGAGAAGGGCAGATCGTAAGTGTCGATCGTAAATGCCGTGTCGGCCGGGACCAACAGGGAGACCTGCGAGCAGGCACTGGCTCCTGAATAGATGGTTACGGAGATCTGCGCTCCGAGATCGCTGGTGGCGTGGAGTCGGATGCCGGCCTGGGTGCCGCCCGCGGTCAGGTCGACACCTCCGAGTCCCGTGGGATCCAACGCACTGGCACTGTCCGGGCCGTCGTAACTCACCAGGGCGTTACCCGCCGTAAACGAGCCCGAGGCGTACGTGCAGGTATCGGGAATGGCGGTGCCGACATCGAGTTCGACCGGGCCGGCGTTGTTGCTCGTGCGTTCGAGGAGCACGTCGCGGCTACCGCCGAGCAGGCCGCTCGATGGACCGGCAACGCTACCGCCGGTCTGGGCCGGACCCGCAGGCGGCCCAGAGATCTCCAGGTGTTGGCCGGTGCTGCAGGAATCGACGATGAGCGCCGCCGCCGTTCGGGTGCCGGTGAACGCTCCGGAGGCGGCTACCGTCATTGCGACGACCAGCGCATTGATCAAGGTCGCTCGCTTGCGGGACCCGCGGCGCAACGCGGTCGCTTTATGGCGCTTAACAAGGAGACTCCGGCCGGTCATCGCGGCAAACACTCCATGATGAGGTAGTCGCTGTCCTGCTTGGTTACCTTGCGCCCCACCTTGGGGTGTTTCGTGGTGACCGTGATCATCTTCCTGCCCGGGCGAAAGCCGCCGCCTGTGCTCAGCCGGAGCGGGACTTTGAAATCCGCGTACGTGGTACAGCGATCCTGTGCCGTCAGCGGTGGATCGAACTCGACGAAGCGCTGGCCGGGACGCACCCTGAGGACGCCGCCGATACCGAAAAGGGCGTTCTCGAGGGCCGTCCGATTAGCGACGTCGAGAGTCTTTGACGGTTGAACGCGTCGGAGGCGCACGGCAGAGACGCCTTTGGGCGGAAGTCCGAAGCAGGGTAGGCGTTGATCCTGAACGTTGAAGCAGAGCGCCACGTGGAACGTGCACATGTGATCGCCGGGCGGGCCAACGTCACAGGTCGGGTCGTCATCGGTGCACCGGACCATCACGCCGGGGAGGCCGCCGAAGCGGACCATGGGGGCGGCGGGAAAGCCGGTGCAGAACTCGTGATCGCAGTCGTTAATGCGGGTGTTACAGTACCCGGGAATCAGACGGTCCGTGTTCTTAAGGCAGGGGCTCGGTGTGCAATCGTTCTCGCACCCGTCGAGGGACACCGAATTACCGTCGTCACAGGACTCGCCGGAAGTGACGATGGCGTTGCCGCAGCGTGTTGCCGTGCAGTTGGTGTCGCAGCCGTCCCCGTTCACCGTATTGGCGTCTTCGCATTCCTCTGGCGGCTCGACGATGCCGTTGCCACAGACTGCCGCGGGCGTCGGTGTGCGGGTAGGAGTTCCCGTCGGTTGACCGGACGGCGTCAAAGTGGGTGTTGGCTCTGGAACGGTTTGGATCTGTTCGACGGAGAGGTCGGTCGCCCCGACCGCCGTTCCGTCGATGGTGAGCCTTATGGCGCCAACGTTGGTGAAATTGGCCGGTCCGACGCATCCCGGCCCGAGGCCGAACTCGCCGTAGCGGAATTGCAGCCTGCGATTGTCAGCGGGAACCGTACTGGCAGGGGCCGGCAGGGTGCGTTGCGAGCAATGAGTGGCATCGCTCCAGACGGCAAGGGTCACGGCCGCCCCGAGGTCTGCAAACGGTAAACCGACCACGATCGACGAGTGGCTTCCACCCACGGTCAAATCGACGCCATCGAGGCCAGCGGCGTCGAGGGTATGCGGGTCGCCGTCATCGCCGTCGTAGGTTATCTGCGTGATGCCTCGTACCTGGCCTGCCGCGGCGTGACTGAAGGCCCCCGAACGGCTCATTCCGGCATCGGCCCTGAGAGTTCCGCTTCCCGTGGTAATCGAGAGATGGACGTCTCGTTCGCCACCGAGCAGGCCGCCGGCGGGCCCGTCCACGCTATTCCCGGAGGCACCGAGCCCGGCTTGCGAGACGGTCTGTGCGGTGTCGAACGCGTCGATGACGACTCCACCCGCCGGTACGGCGAGGAAGGTCGTCACCGCACCGAGAGCAAAGCGGACAACGCTCCAGAAACCGGCTGCGCGGTGCTTGCACGACATGAAGGCGTCCGAGAAGAACGGTCCTCCACTGTTTCTCCGCACGCCGGTGTTTTGTCAATCGCATAATGCCCCAATCCCCCGGGCCCTCAACTCCCCGAAGCCATCGGTAGCGTAACGGTTACGCAGGCGCCGCGTGCGGGCAGGTTGGCGAGGTCGATGTCGCCGCCGAGGTCGCGGGCAAAGCGTCGCACCATGGCGAGGCCGAGCCCGGTACCGCCTGCCCGGGTAGAGACGAACGGCCTACCGCCGGCGGCGAGCACCGGCTCGGGGAATCCGGGGCCTTCGTCGCTGACGCTCATACGCAAGCGCCCGGCGGTCAGGTTTGCGCCCACGACGATGGTCCCGCCGGACTCGGTGCTGGCGGCGACTGCGTTCAAGACCAGATTGAGAATCGCCTGTTGCAGGCGATCGCGGGGAAGCGTGACGAGGACGTCTGCGGGGACGCGGTTTTCCAACTTGACTGCGGATGGAATCTCGAAGCGCACCACGCCGAAGATGTCATCGACGAGGGCGGCGACCGGCACTTCCCGGGGGGGTTCGTTGTTCGGGCGCGCCGTGTCGAGCAACTGTCCGAGAAGCCGGGTCAGACGTTCCACTTCGGCAAGCACGAGATCCAGGCGCTCCGCGAGATCCGGGTCGGCGATCTCGGTTCGGAGGTTGGCCAACGTCATCTTGATGCCGGCGAGCGGATTGCGTAGCTCGTGCGCCACGAGGGCTGCCAGTTCGCCGGTGGCGGCGAGACGTTCGGCCCTGCCGAGACGTCGCTGTTGTTCGAGCAACTGGCGCGTTGCCGCGCGCACCTCTTCTTGCAGGGTTACGGCGCGAACCTGATGAGCGCGTTCCAGCTCGTCGAGACGGCGCACCAGCTCGTTGAATCGGCGGTGCAGTGGCAGCATCACCGGGTCAATGTCGTCAGCGGGTGCGGGGGAGAAGTCGCCGTCAGCCACCCTGGCGAGTTCGGCGCCGAAAGCCTCGATCGGAGCGATAATGCGGCGGCGGGCAAAGGGTACCAGAAGAATGCCCGTAGCGATGATCGCCAGCGGGGCGGCGAGCTCCAGTTGGAGCTGCCAGTTTGCGCCGGCCTCGAGGCTCCCGAGCAACTCGGCCTCGCCGGCGTCCTGTATGACCGCCAGTCGATGCAGCGCTGTGAGAGACGCAATAAGGGCTGGCGCCGGGGGCGGTGCGTCCTCGCGAATGCGTGCGTCAAGTTCGGCGAGCTGGGCGTGAGTTTCCGGGTCGGTCGCCAGAGCCTTCAGGGCTGCAAGATGTCTGGGCGCGTCCTGTCGCGCCCGCGATGCTGCCGGCTCCGGGCCCTGCATCGTGATCAGGGCTTCGGTCAGGGATACGTGTATCCGTTCGAACGCGTGCAGCCTTCGCAGGTCCGACACCGCGCCGCGCAAGCGCCGTTGCTCGTACAACGTGAGCCCGGCGGAAATGACAAGCGCCAGAACGATCAGAGTCAGGAACGTGAAGGTCGCCAACTGGATGCGCCGGAACAACGGAGGATACATGGTATTCCTCGGTTGCCGTTTCCGGTGGCCTCCTGTCAACCGGGCGCGACGGTAGTCTGGTCGCTCGCTGCTGTCTGTGGTTCCGATCCGGGGCTCGGTCGGGTGGCGTAGAGCGGTACGACGTCGGTGCTGCGCAACCAGCCGACCTCGCCGCCGGCGCGGGTAACCTGCACCCAATCGAGGAAGCGCCGGTCGATGTTCACGATGCCACCGGCGGCAATCGGCTTCTCGACCTGCGCCACCGCCGTCGGTACCGAACGTAGCGACGTCTCCGCAGCGACCATCGCCGCGTTGGGGGCAGACAGGGGGCCGTAGGTATGTAATGCCGTCGCGGCAGCGGCGAGCGATATGATCCCCGGCAACAGCGTTGCCGCGGCGCGGGCGGGTCGTAGCGGCTTTCCGCGATGCCGGCGGTAAAGTGCCAGGGCCGAAGCGCTCATCAGAAGTCCGGCACCAAGTGCCAGCGTGACCTGCCAACCGGCGGGCGCAAGCAGGGTCGCCAACCGGGCAGGGCCGGTGCCGCGCACCAACGATACGAGGCGGGAGTCTGCGGCCGGAGTCCGGTCGATGAAGGTACCCAGGTTCCAGCGTGCGGCGTCGTCACGCGGGTGCAGCAGGAACGCCGCTGTCGTCTCCGCCAGGGCGTGTCCGGAATTCCCGAGTTGCGCCTCGGCGAGGCCGAGGTTGTAGCGTGCGATCCAATCCGTCGGTTCCGCCGCAACGCGTTGTTGCCAGGCGTCTCTTGCGGCGGTGAAGTTACCGGACTGGTAGTCACCCAGCGGTCCCGCCGCGGCGGGACCGCTGCAGGCGAGGACGGCCACGACCACCGCGGGTGCGGCGGTGGCGAACAGATGCCGGGGTACAAAACTGCGCAGAACGTTGAAGCGTGGAAGGCCGGTATATCGTGCCGCGCGCAGCGCCCGGTCGCACCACTCCGGAGGGAGAGTACCATCCGGCGCGTGGATGGCCCGCTCGCTGTGCGTCCACAGTTCCGTCCATTCGTGTCCGGCGCTGGCGGATAAGGGGAGGCAGAGTGCGCGCCATGCCGTGCTCGTCGGGGCCTGGGTCGGCAATCCGAGAGCGCAGACGGTCGTTCGTTGCCAGTCGAGCAAGGCTTGCTCGCGGTCTTTGGGTGTTTGAGCGCGGCGCACGGCGGCAACCACGGAGGCGAGGCGGAGCGCGGCAAGGCGACGGGAACGCAGAGGGTCGCTTTCCCGGGCGCGCAGGGCGCCGAGCCGGAGCGTGAAGGCAGCGAGCAAGAGGAATGGCACGGCCAGCGCGGTGAGCAGGACCGAGGTCGTGAAGGGGGCAATGGCGCCTGCGCTGCCTTCGATCGGCCCCCGCGGCAGCCGGGTGACCGCGGCTTCTGCGACGGCCGGCGGTGCGGCGGGCGCGGCAGCCGGCGCCGCAACGGATTGTGCCTGCGCCGGTACGGGTCCGGGTTGCACGCCGATCGCCGGCACGGCGGCCTGGATGGTGACGTACTCGCCCTGGTCAGGATCGAAATAGACGAATCGAACCGGGTCGAGTTGCAGTTCTCCGGCCTCCGCGGGGATGAGCACGAGTTCTTCGGTTACCGAGCCCGTAAAGCGCTCCGACTCCGCGAATTCGGTCCGCGTCTTCGGCTTCAATGTGCGCGTGCCCGCCGGCGTTGTCCTTCCCGGGAGGTCGATCCCCGTCGGCCAGTTGCCCGTGCCGCGCAGAGTAAGACTCCACGTCACCGGTTCGCCGGCTTTGACGGTGCCGGGTGTCAGTTGCGAGTCGAGCGTGAAATGACCGACCGCACCGCTGAAGCCCGGGGGCGCCGGCTGCGGCAGCGGGCGCACTTCGAGGGCGACTGGCGCACTGGTGGCGGTTACCGTCCTTGTCGTTGCGGCCGCAAAGAACTCGGTGAAGATGTCGTCGGCGAAACCACCGGAGAAGAACCGGTCCTTGAACGCGTCGCCGATGCGGTTGCCTTCCCCGCGTACGCGCACCTCCTGAGCGATCTCGGGGAGAAAGCCGACTCCGGCGGCGGTAGCGGCGGCGCGTGAGCGGGAACGGATGGCGGGATTACCATTCACCGTGGTGCGTTCGGGCGCGCTCCAGGCGGTGGTTGCCGTGGTGTCGCCCTCGGCCTCGCGCCACTGCGGACTGCCTACGACCTGTCCGCCGCGGCTGCGGTCGGCAGTGATCAGGACTTCTACTTCGATGACCTCGCCGGCGTAGGGCGTCCGGGTGGAAGGGATGACCTCGATGCGAATACCGTCGGCACTTTGTCGTTGCGGTGGCTGCGGCAGCGGTAGGGATCCGCCGCTGCCGCGCTGAGCCGCTACTGGCATTGCCGCCAGGGCGACGATCGAGCCGATGGTTGCGGCGAGTGAAAGTTGCCAGCGGATGTGATTGAGACCTCGGGTCATCGCGTTTCCTCTCACCAGTCTTTTTCGCTCGGTGGCTGGACGGCGCGTCCTTCTGCCGCCTTCATGCGGTCGAACAGCACGGCCGGAGCATCGGCCCGGCGCAACGCCGCCAGGGCCTCCGCGGCGCGCGTCGCGGCGCCGGCGGTTGCGGGGTCATGGACCGTGCCGCCGCCGATCGTGGCTGCGGAGTCCGACTCGTCGGTGGCGGGGCGTCGTTCCTGACTGCCGGTCGCGGTAACCGATTGCGGCTTCTGGGCGGCGTCGTCGTGGTGGGCGTCGAGGTTGCGTGTGTCCGGCTCTCCCGCGCCGCCATCGGACTCTGCTTTCTCGGCCGCCGCTGCCAATTCCTCGGGCCTGGTCTCGTGACCTTCAGCCTCGAATTTCTGCGAAGCGGCCGACGTGGAGGGAGCACCGTTCGAAGTCGTGCCGTTGCGTTCCTGCGGCGGCGTTTGGGCGTCCTCGGCATCGCCGGCGGCTTGTGCGTTCCCTTCCTGGGATTCGGCTTCGGCGGAAGGGCGCGCATCGGGTTGCCCGGATTGTGTTCCGGACGCGGTCTCGCCCTGAGCGGGGTCTGCGGGATCGTCGCCCGCGTCGGCCGACGGCGCTGCGCTGGCTGAGGACTGTCCGGTGTCTTCCCGGCTTCCGTCCGAATCGGCCTGCCCGGGGTTTTCTTGCTCTGGCTCCGAAGGTGGAGGCGGCGCCAGCAATTGCTCTAACTGTCGTCGCAGGTCTCTCCAGTCCGCCGCCTGCGGGTCGAGTCGTTCGCCGTGCGCGACGGCGACGAGGGCGTCGGAGATCGTCTGGGTGCGTTCGCTCTCGGTGCGGGCGTTGCGCGGGGCAGCGCTTGCGTATGCGACGGTCGCTCTGGCCAGGTCGGCGTAATCCGGGGCAGCCGGGTTGGGCTTGATGGCGATGCGACCGACGGCGGCTTCCAGCGCTTCGCGTTCGGATTGGTCATTGGGGAGAGGCGGCAGGGTCGAAACGGTAGGAGGGGCCGTTCGACCCTGCCGCTCTGGGGGTGCGGCCCCGGCGGCAGAGGCGGACCGCGGGGACGCCCAGAGAGGGATAATGAGCAGCAATGCAGCGGCGGCTTGTGCCGGTCTTGCCGCGCCCGGACGCCGCAAGGTGCGTGGCAGCGTGAGGGTAATGGGGAACTCGAGCCACAGGCTGAGCAGACCGCAGAGTACGGCTGGCGCGAGGAACCACTGATAACGGTCCGGCTCGCGAGTCGAGCGGGTTTCGACGAACGCCCCGCGGTCGCCGCGCGCCACGGTTTCGGCGATCAGCTCCGGAATGTCGACCCAGGCAGCGGCGGTACGGTAAACGCCGCCGGTCGTCGTCGCGATGGACTCGAGCGAGGCGGGTTCCAGCCGCGAGAGTACGGCGGCCCCGGAAGCGTCTTTGACGGCGCCGCCATCGGCGGCCGGCACGAGGGCTCCGGCGTCGGTTCCGATGCCGAGAGCGATCACCTTGATACCACGCTGTGCCAGCGCGGGTACGGCGGTTTTCCAGGATTCGTCGAGGGCTTCCCCATCGCTGAGAACGATCATGTAGCGGTCGGCGGCGCCCGTGCTGAAGGCCTCGACGGCCGTGTCGATCATCTGCCCGAAGCGGGTGCCGCCCTGGGGAATGTACGACGGGTCGATCTGGGGCAGGAGCGCGCGCAACACCTCGGTATCGGCGCTCAGCGGGACTTGAACGAAGGCGCTGCCCGCGAACAAGAGCAGGCCGACGCGATCGCCGCGGACCTCGTCGACAAGGTTCTCGGTTAGCAGCTTGGCGCGGTCGAGCCGGGTGGGCGTGACGTCGTCGGCTAGCATGCTGCGGGAGAGGTCGAGCGCGACCAGAACCTCGCGGGCGTGCCGATAGCGAACGTCGTCGACCTGTCCCCACTGGGGTCGTGCCAGGGCGATGACGCCGAGGATTGCGGCGCCAGCGAACAGCAGACCTCTCCCGCGACGATGGCTCACGGGGGGGATTGCCGTGAGGCCGCGGCGATCGGCCCACAGGCGTGCGATACGGCCGAGCGAGGTGCCGTGTGCCGCGTGGCGCCGGTGGAAGATCCACCAGGCGTACACCGCGACGGCGGGAAGCAGCGATAGGGCGAGCGGCTGCGCGAAGGTCATGCCGGCACCTCCGTGCGGGCCGGTGCCGCCGACGCGAAGGCGGCGGCAAGCAGCAATAGCGCCGGCCAGACGAAATAGGGGAACATGTCGACGCCGCGGCGATGGGCCGCGGCATCTATGGCGATCGGATTGGCTCGATCGATCGCCGCAAAGGCGGTGTCGATCGTGTCGGCGTCCTCGGCACGGTAATAATGACCGCCGGTGGCCGTCGCGATGTTGACCAGGGTTTCTTCGTCGAGGTCGGACTGCACCGTTTGGTAGCCGACCTTACGACCGTCCTCGGAGAAGACCGGCATCGGCACGAAACCGGATTGGCCGGTGCCGATCGTATAGACCGGCACTCCTTCGCGGGCCGCCAGGGCAGCGGCATCGGCCGGCGATGTTACGCCGGCGTTGGTCGCGCCGTCGGTGAGCAGCACCACGAACCCACCCTGGCGTCGACCGCCGTCCGCGCGGGCGGGTTGATCGAGACGGGCGACGGCGAGGGCGAGAGCGTCGCCCACGGCCGTGCCGTCCTCGACGAGGCCGACGTGGAGGCGATTGACCTGCTGTGCCAGCCAGTCGTGGTCTGTCGTCAGCGGTGCCAGGGTGTACGCGCGCCCGCCGAAGGCGACCACGGCAATGCGATCGTTGGGACGGCGAGCGACGAAGGCGTCGATGACAGGCTTGACGGCCTCGATACGGCTGATGCGCCGGCCGGCGCGCTCGCCGTCTTCGGCGAGCATGCTGCCGGAGATGTCGATTGCCATGACGATGTCGTAGCCGTCCTGGGTGCGCTGCTCCTTTGGATCGATCCGCTGCGGTCGGGCGAGTGCGACGATCATGGCAGCTATGGCGAGGGTTGCCGCGACGGTGGCTAGGGGCGAACGGCGCGCGTCGTCGATGCCGGCCCAGCGGCTCGCGAAGGGAATGACGAACACCGGGCGCGCGCGCCGCGTTCGCAGCCGACTTACGAGCGGCAGGGCGAGAAGCAGCAGCAGCCAGGCCGGGTCGGTCAGAGTCCAACCGAAAAGCTGGGTCATGCGCGCACCGCCTGCATTCGGGCGCGGAATAGTCGCACCAGAGCGCCGAGCGTGTCGTCGGTCGTGGTCACCGTGAACGCGTCGATGGAACGTGGGAACAGGTGCTGAAAGAACGCATCACGCTCGGTCACCCAGTCGCGATGGCGGCGACGGCTCGAGCGCGAACGCGGGTCGATCGGCAGCAGATCGCCCGTGGTCGGGTCGACCGCGGTGAGACGGCCGCAGGCCGGCAGGTTGCGTTCCCACGGATCTTCGACGCGAGCGCCGATGACCTCGTATCGGCGCCGCAGCGCCGTCCAGGCATAGGGCAGTGGGCCCGGGGCGAAATCGCCGATCCAGAGCAACACGCTGTGACGCGGAAAGGCGAAGTAGAGCTGCTTCCAGTCCACCTGGACGTGGCCGCCGTCGACCAACTCCGGTACCGGCTGGCCGAGGAACTCGACGGCGGCACCGACGACGGCGCTGCGGCCGCGGGCCGGAGGTTTGACTGCCTGGCAGCGAGGGGTGGCATGCCAGAAGCCCACCCGATCGCGGTTCATTGCCGACAGCAGGGCGAC
This window contains:
- a CDS encoding DUF58 domain-containing protein, with protein sequence MTATASTPSPTTLLRKLEWRVRRSADSALGGSYRSAFRGRGREFDQVVRYTWGDDVRDLDWNVTARLGEPYRKKFVEERELTVAILFQDSPSLQFGSGSRTKREVALELAGYVALLSAMNRDRVGFWHATPRCQAVKPPARGRSAVVGAAVEFLGQPVPELVDGGHVQVDWKQLYFAFPRHSVLLWIGDFAPGPLPYAWTALRRRYEVIGARVEDPWERNLPACGRLTAVDPTTGDLLPIDPRSRSSRRRHRDWVTERDAFFQHLFPRSIDAFTVTTTDDTLGALVRLFRARMQAVRA
- a CDS encoding VWA domain-containing protein gives rise to the protein MTQLFGWTLTDPAWLLLLLALPLVSRLRTRRARPVFVIPFASRWAGIDDARRSPLATVAATLAIAAMIVALARPQRIDPKEQRTQDGYDIVMAIDISGSMLAEDGERAGRRISRIEAVKPVIDAFVARRPNDRIAVVAFGGRAYTLAPLTTDHDWLAQQVNRLHVGLVEDGTAVGDALALAVARLDQPARADGGRRQGGFVVLLTDGATNAGVTSPADAAALAAREGVPVYTIGTGQSGFVPMPVFSEDGRKVGYQTVQSDLDEETLVNIATATGGHYYRAEDADTIDTAFAAIDRANPIAIDAAAHRRGVDMFPYFVWPALLLLAAAFASAAPARTEVPA